GTTCTTTATGATGAAAATTTTTTGCTCGCTAATTTTGCTAAACAATCAATTTCCACTGATTTGTCAAAGAACTTTAAACTTATTTCAGCTACCGCTTGACATAGTGTGTCCACGAATGCACACGAATTTTCACGAATAATTTCTATAAGTTTCTGAAATTTATAGAAATTGATAGAAATAAATAGAAATTTATTGTGTTTATCCGGCTTCCGTGATTAAAGAAAAAAATCCTGTTAATCTTGTCAAAGCCAAATTTTAGACTTTTTTCATGCTTTCATGCTTTCGTGGTCAAAATTATTGAAAATCCGATGCTGAAATATAACCACAAGTTCTACAGTGAGATGAAGATTGATTCATCCCAGCGCCACAACATGGGCATGCTTTTTGGTTTTCTATTGGTTTTGGTATTTTACCAACGATATCTTTATATATTTTGTAATAATAGAAATGTTCTTTGTTTATAAACTTTACAGACAAAAACTTGCTCATTTGAGTAAATTCGTCGTCGGTGATTTTCGAACTGATAATCTCTCGCAATTTTGTCATTCCTGAACCATATTCCAACGGTCTTTTATTTTGCCAGATAATTTTTTCTGGCAGAACATTCTCAAACGCTTTCCTTAATATCCATTTGCCAATCAACTTGCGGTGGATTTTTTTTATTTTTAAGTTTGTCGGTATTACTAAACTAAAATCTCTAAACTCTTTATCTAAATATGGTTGTTTTATTTTTAAGCCAAAATATTTTCCAATTTCATTTGAAGTGAAATACATATTTCTTGCAATGTCCTTAATATACTTACTCAAATGAGTAATAATACGCATATATCTATAGCCAGCAAAAAGTTCATCCGCACCGTCGCCAGTCGTCACAGTTTTTAATCCTAATTGCTTGGCGAATTTTAGTCCGAAATAAACCGGTATATCATTTGGAATTGCAGGGTCAAAACTTTTTATTATTTTTACTATTTTGGGAATTACAGAAATCGCCTCATCAGTTTTTATCGTTAGATAGTATACTTTCAATCCAAGAAATTCTTGCAACATTTTCGCAAATTTAAGGTCGGGTGCATAATTTTCCAGACATACATTTATCATTACCGCTTCGGGCTGAAGCGCTGCTAAAATGCTCGTATCCAGCCCACCAGAAAAAAGTATCCCGTCAGCTTTATTTCGCCTAACAGATTCTATTAGTTTATCTCTTATTTTGTTATACATAAAATCAGAAGTACAAATGTTTCGCAGATTTCATTCAGTGCACCAAGTATGTCACCGGTAATACCATCAATTTTTTTAGTTACAAATCTTAAAAACAGAATTGTGATGAGTAATGTTGCAAATAAAATCAAAATTCCATTCATTTTGAAAAGAATAATTGATGTAAAAAGTATAATAATTGTAGTAATAAAAAAATCATTTTTTGAGACGGTATCTATAAAAATTTTTCCGAGTCCTTCATTTTTTGCCGGCTTGGAAAATATACAGCCCAAAACTATTGCCCACCTGCTTAAACTAGGAAAAAGAAGCAACGATGGATATAAAATTTTTTGTGAAATACTTTGAAGTGCAAAAAACTTCAAACCCAGAATACAAAAAAGTCCGATAACTCCCATTGCACCGATATGAACATCGTCCATGATTCTTAAAATATCATTTTTATTTTTTCCTGCATAAAAACCATCGCAGGTATCAGCAAAACCGTCCAGATGAAGTCCGCCAGTAATGATTACAAGCGAGACAATAACCAGCATATCAACCACATTTTTGGAGAATAAAAAAGAAGCCAGAAAATTTACCAATACAAGAAGTCCACCGATAAACAAACCGACAAGCGGGAAAAAAACTATACAGGTTTTCAATTTTTTTTCTGAAACAGGAAAAACTGTTAAAAAACCAACTGCTGAAAGAAACTTGTTGACCATAACTAAAACTTACACATCTGTGTAATATTACTCATTTGTGTAATACCTCCTGTTTTTTCAAAATTATTCAATTTTTGTGCTTACACCAGCACTTTCAAAAGTTGCCATTTCGGTAAGAATTTTTATAGAGGCATCAATTATAAACATAGCAAGTGCAGAACCGGTGCCTTCACCAAGCCGCATATCCAAATTGAGTATAGGTTTAAGTCCGAGATGTTCAAGTATAATTTTGTGTCCTGGTTCCTGCGAACAATGTGCTGATAGCCAGTACTGCTTTGCCGTCGGTGAAATTTTATCAGCAATAAGTGCTGCCGCACCAGAAATAAAGCCATCAATAACTACCGGTATTCTGTAACAAGCACCAGCGAGCATTATTCCTGCCAACCCACCAATTTCATAGCCGCCTATTTTTGATAAGACATCAATTCCATTTTTGGCATCTGGTTTATTAAGTTCAATTCCTTTTTTAATTACGGCAATTTTATTTTTAAGTGCTTTATCGTCAATACCGGTTCCTCTACCTGTTACTTTTTCAACAGCAACATTACAAACTACTGATGCGATTGCTGAAGATGGTGTTGTATTCCCTATCCCCATATCACCAGTGCCGATTATATCAAGCCCGTTTGATAATTCATCTTCAACCAGTTCTATACCAGTTTCAATTGATTTTATCGCTTCTTCTTGTGTCATTGCAGGTCCTTTTGCAAAATTTTTAGTTCCATAATTTATTTTTTTATCTCTAAAATTTTGAAATTTGAAATTTGTAATTTGTAATTTACTTGCTACACCAATATCTACAACGATAACTTTTGCTCCAACCTGTCTTGCTAAAACATTTATTCCTGCACCGCCATTTAAGAAATTATAAACCATCTGTGGAGTAACCTCTTTTGGATAACAGGATACACCTTCTTCAACAACCCCGTGGTCACCAGCAAGTGTAAATATTACTTTTTTATTTAATTCCGGTTTCTCTTCTCCAGTGATTGCTACAATCTGTTTGGCAAGGTCTTCAAGCCGACCAAGCGAGCCTAATGGCTTTGTGAGATTATCCAACCGCTTTTGTGTCGTCTCAAAAATTTTTTTATCAAATGGCTTTATCCTCTTAACAACATCTTCAATTTTTTTACTCTGCATTTTTCCTCCATTATTTTTTGACCCCAACAGGTATTCCTGCTACCATTAAATAAACTTTATCTGCAATTTCAGATACTGCTTGATTGATATTTCCCAATATATCTCTGAATTTTCTTGCAAGTTTGTTTTTTGGTACAATTCCCATCCCAACTTCGTTAGAAACAATAATTGCTGACCGACCTTTTTTCTTTACAGCAATTATAGTACTTTTAATATCGTCTATAATCCTTCTTTCAGTTATATTAGATAAAATTCTGTTTGAAACAAAAACTGTGAGACAATCAATAATTACAGTATCAAAGTTTTCTTTCAAGATTTCAGATATTTTATTTTTGACTTCTATTGTTTTTATATTTTGCGGTCTTGATTTCTTATGCTTTACAATTTTTTTTTGCATTTCAAAATCAAACGGAATTGCCGTTGCAGCAAATACTACATTTTTTCTTTTTTGTACAAGTTTTAACGCAAACGAGCTTTTACCGCTTTTTACACCACCCAGAATAAAAATAATTTTGCCCATCAATAATCTATCCCTTTTCGTGTTTTCACGCCTTTGTAGTATGGATGTTTGACAATCCGCATATCAGTTATTAAATCGGCAAGTTTTAATATTTTTTTGTGTGCACCTCTGCCTGTTATAACGAGTTCCATAGTTTTAGGAGCTTTTTTAAGCAACCAGACAACTTCTTGGGCATTGACATATTCATCACGAACAATAATATTCAATTCATCAAGAATCAGCAAATCGTATTTTTTTTCTTTAAAAATTTTGTCAACAAGTTTTAATGCATTTCTACATTCATATTTAATGTTTGCTATTTTAACATTTTTGTAAAAATGTGGATGTTTTGTAGCGAATGAATATATTTTTAAGTTTTTAAGATGTTCAAGAATATTCTGTTCGCCATAAAATTTTCTATCCTTAAAAAACTGAATGATACAGACATTCATTTTATGCCCGAGTGCTCTTAAAGCCAAACCGATCGCCGCAGTTGTTTTTCCTTTTCCATTACCTGTGTAGACCTGAATCATATTTTACCTCTCAAACAAAAAACCCAATCCGATAGGGATTGAGTTGAGTAAATTTTCTCCCCTCGGAGTTTTTGGTAATTGATAGACCGGGCTGACCTTCGGTCAGCCCAACCTGAAACCCACTCACTTCGTTCGGGGTTGAAGGTTGGGCTACAAAAGGATTACCGTTGCGGGGCAGCTTCCGAATTTCCCGATATGCCATCGGGTTCACGGAATTCCTTCAAGTTACCAGTCCAATTTTATAACCACGAAGCCACGAAATCACGAAAAAAACAATTTTAAGATTCTATTTCGTGTTTTCGTGGTAATGTTTTTATAATTTCCTCGCTTCAAGCAAAAAGATGACAGTGATTTTTGTCCAGATTATTTTTATATTTTTTTAACTCAATAACTATCGTATAAGGTACTTTTACAGTTCCCATTATTGCTGGTTCACTATTCATAACGCCATGACAATCCGAGCCACCGGTAGGTATCAGGTTAAGTTTATCCGCTATTTTTTTGAATTTTTCTGTCTCGTGTGAAGTATGTTTTGTATGCCAGACCTCAATCCCTTTCAGTCCGGCATTTTTTAGCGATTTCACAATGTTACAACTTATATTATTGTAATGCGGATGCGCAAGCACGGGGATACCGCCAATTTTCAAAATCATTTTGATTGCTTCGTCAGGTAGTAGTCGGAATTTTGGAACATATGCGGGCTTACCATCACCGAGATATTTCAGGAATGCTTCCTGAGTATGAGAAACGGTTTTGTTTTCCACAAGCACTTTAGCAAAATGGAGCCGACCAATCACACCAATCCCTGCAATTTCAAACAGCCGCCGTTCATCAACTGTGACACCCAATTTTTTTAGTTTATCCAAAATATGATATGCTCGGCGTTCTCTAGCCTTTCTAAAAAGTTTTAATTTCTGTTGAAAAGAAGTATCTTCCCAGTTAATGAAATAGCCGAGAATATGCATTTCCTCGTCGTGTGAGTTTTTCATTTCAACTGAAAGTTCTACACCGGGTATTACCTCAATACCTCTTTTGGAACCCTCTTTTATTGCGGCTGGAATTCCTTCTGTTGTATCGTGGTCAGTAATACCGATTGCAACAAGTCCGATTTTTTGTGCATATTTTACGCTTTCTTCAGGTGAAAAAGTACCATCTGAGTATTTTGTATGAATATGTAAATCAGCAAAAAGCGTCTCCATATAACTACCACAGAACCTGCACGGAACTTTTACACAGAGCTAACTCGGAACTATTTCGTACTTGTTCCGTGTTGCTATTTCCGTGTCTGTTTCGTGAGTTTTACAAAAGTTCGCCAGCCAATGCAGCCAGATTTGACCTTTCTGTTTTTTTGAAACCGATATGTCCGTAAATTTCCTGCCCTTTGAACCGGTCAACAAGATATGTAAGTCCGTTTGATTCAGCATCAAGATATGGATTATCAATCTGGTACGGGTCGCCGGTTAATACCACCTTTGTGCCTTCCCCAGCCCTAGATATTATTGTTTTCACTTCGTGTGGTGTAAGATTTTGTGCATCGTCAATAATAATGAACTGTTTCGGGATACTTCTGCCTCGCAAAAAAGCAAGCGCTTCTATTTCTATTTTTCCACTATCAAAAAAATACTGGACTTTTTCATCTGTATCTTCATCAGGATTATTTTTATCTACGATAAACTCTAAGTTGTCATAGATAGAACCCATCCACTGTGAGATTTTTTCTTCTTTTGTTCCAGGCAGATAGCCAATATCTTTGCCAACGGGTGTAACTGATTTCCCAACCAGCAGCCGTTTGTACATTTTTTCATCAATCGTTTTCTGAAGTCCTGCTGCCAGCGATAAAATTGTTTTTCCAGCACCGGGCACACCTACAAGAGTCACAAGTTGGATACTATCGGCTAAAAGGAGTTCAAATGCAAACTTCTGCTCGGTATTTAATGGTTTTAATCCCCATACAGCCGCTTCTTTGTAAGTAAGTGAAACGAGCGATTTAAATTTAACATCATATTTAGCAAGTGCGGATTTAGACGGGTTCGTATCTCCTTTCAGTATTACAAATTCGTTTGCAGCAAATTCATCGCCAGTTTTAACAGAAGGAATGGACTTGGTTTTATAAAATTTATCAATTAGTTCTTCTGACACACCTAATTCTCTATAACCCTGGTATAACTCTTCAATTTTTATTTTTTCTTTTTCATAGTCCTGAGCAACAAGCCCAATAGCCTCCGCTTTAATTCTTAAGTTAATATCTTTTGTTATAAATATAACCTTTCCATCTTTTTTTTGTCTTGCGAGCGCTGCCGAAAGTATAAGATTATCTTTTTTAGAATTTGAGAAATCGTAAGGCAGGTTTATTTTTTGTTCAAGGTCTATCAGCAGTTTTCCACCGGTTTCAAGTGAGATGCCTTCGTTAAATTTTCCTTTTACAGATAGATTATTTAATTTCCGAGATACGCTTCTTGCTGCCCTGCCGCGTTCGTCATGGAATTTTTTAAGAACATCCAGTTCTTCAATAACTGCCATCGGGATTACAACTGTATTGTCTGCAAACGAGGTTATTGCATCAGGGTCGTGGATTAGTACATTTGTATCAAGAATAAAAGTTTTTCTAGCCATCAACTTGCTTAAGGAACTTGGCAATGTTTGTTCAAGGATTTTGATTATCCAAGTATTACTTAAGTTTATAGTGATATCCTTTTGCGATAATTCTACCAACTGTTTTGGCGAGATGTTGAGACAACCATGCAAAAGTTGTCAGCAGGAAATATAACAATACTATTGCAATGAAAATTAATATCGTAGTAATCTTTAATATTATTTCTGCAAGATAAAAAATAACTAAGTTTTGAGTGTTGTAATAAAATAGTAATAGTACTAAAGCTAAAGAAAAATTAAATATGAAATATGGTGCAAACATTACACCATAATATCTGAGAAGCTTAAATTTATACTTTGTTCTGTCAAAAACATATTCTTCAATTAAAGGTATTTGTAAAATTGGTTCATTTAGACCAAATACCATGCTAAAAAAAGTCAATACTCCTATAGAAGCATATACTAATAAAGAGTTAGCAATATCTTGGAAGTTTTGCAAATTTGGATTTATCAAAAGCATTTTTATTTCAGGCTATCAATGGCAATGGGGTGGAATTCTTTCTTATTTCGTCTACCATTGGTTTAAATTGCTCTACAACTTCTCTTACTTCATAGAGTATAGTTGCGTATTCGTTAATTTGCGTGATACCAAGCATCTTATGTAGGGAAAATAATTTTCTGATTATCCACCATTTCATTTTCCCATATTCTTCCGGAAAAAGATAAAAATTAATAATTTCTTTTTCATCTTGTGGTTTAGTTAAGTGAGTTCTTTCCAGATAGCCAAATTTATGGTACTCATGTGGGTGTTCTAACCTAATACATTTCCAATCGGTAATCATTAAGTGATGACTCAAATAATACCTTGATATTTTGAAACAATGTGGGTTAACTTCTTTAACTAGGTTCTCATAGACATTTTGTTCAGGATATCTAAATCCATTCATTAATTTTTCTTCACATCTTTTGTCTACGATAATTTCTAGTTTTTTGGTTTTATTCCTTGACATTTCTCCTAATATTTTACATATTTTTGCATTGGAAAAAAATAGTGGATCTAAATCAGTAATTATTATTGCAGTATCTTGCACTGCCCTAAGTAACCCAATAACTTGGTCAATTTTTTGAGCCATAGTGTAGTCATTTCTATATCTTGAAAGTACCAACATACTAGTAGTGGTCTTTACAAAAATCCATAACCATATGATTATTAGCATTCCACCAATCAATTTGATTATAACCGGAATTTCCATTGCTTACCTCTCAAGTTTTAAGACAAGTTCTCATTTTTATCATAAATCTTTTAGACCCTACTGCTATATCTTTATTTCCTACTATTTTAGATAAACCCTTATTTTATTTTACAATTTGAAAAAAAATTGTCAAGCAAAATTTATAATTCTAAATTTTTTTTAAGTTCAGGTCTTATAGTTTTTATTCCAAACTGGTTAAATGCTTCCGCATTTTCTGTGTGAACCGGTATTACACATTTAGGTTTGACTGCCTGTATGAATTGTTTTAAGTCATTTGCTGAAAGATGACCTGAAGTATGCGCATATTCTAAATTCAGTCCGGAAAGTTTAACCCAGTACTCAAGTTTGTCAAACGAAAACTCCATCTCTTCATTAAATGGTTCTGCTTTGCCATAGATGTATGTTCCAGCGATTCTTTTGTTAATCGGCAAAAGTTGCAAAAGCGTCAACGGTCCATTTGAAGTATACAGAATATAATTGTCAGAATTTTTTAATAAAGTTTCTCTGCCAAGCGGTCCCCATAAAAATTTTTGTGATGGTATTTTGATAGCATCGGCATTTTTATTGTTCGGGTCTGCTGCAGCAAGTAGTGTTCGCTGATAGCCATCTCGGCCGGTAACAAATGTTTCAACAAAAATATCAAGCCCCTGTGGCACTATTTCCAAATACTTTTTTGTTGTTTTTTTCAATTTTTCGCGTGATAGATATATCTTAAACTCGTTAATTTGTGGCAGGTCGTCAACAAGTTTTTTCGGTTCGTTAAAATTCAGGTACAGAATAAAATATGCTTTTTTATCGTCCAACACAAGTTCTCGGCCGGTTTCTTTTGCAACCCTTGCAAGTGTCTTTACTCTATCAATATCCGCTGGCGATGCATCGTAGATTACAAACCCTTTTTCTTTTTTTGTGATTTCACAGGCAGCTTCAAAAACTTCTTCTTCTGTATCAAATGCTTTTTCTTCGTCCGTCCTTGAGAGCCGAGTTGCCTCTGTAATGAGAACATCTATATTTTCTTTTGCGATTGCATTCTGAAAGTTTTCTGTTTCTTTTTTCCGGTATCCGTGAAATCTAAAATCGCCGGTATAGACAATTTTTTTGTTTCCAGCGATAAGAAAAAAAGCACTCGCACCGATAAGTGAATGGTCAACATCAAATCTGCGTATGCTAACATCACGCCCTATCCGTATTGTTTCCTTGTCAGGTTCTATCGTATTGAAAATATCCTGGTTTGCATCTGCAGCCCAGTTCTTGTTTATATCTGACCTCAATTTAAGGAATTTTTTAGTTGCTGCTGAGGAATAAATTGGTATATCAGGTCTTACAAGCCCGAGATATCCCGAGTGGTCAAGGTGCCCGTGCGATAAAAGTATTGCGTCTATTTTTCTGTATTCAGGCGTGCCATTTACCGCAAAATCACCGTCAGGTTGATAGGTAACCGTCAGTCCTGCATTTTTGTAGAGTCCTTCAATTTCAGGCAGGATATTTATCTTGCGTAAGTCGTCAATGTTCGTAGGTCTTAAAAGCGGGAACTCAAAAAACTTGCTTTCTTCTGAAAAAGACATTCCAAAATCCAGAAAAATTTTTGTGTTGCCCTCTTCAAGCAGGATTTTATTCCCGCCTATCTCATCCACCCCGCCATAAAAAGTTAGTTTTGTCATTATGAATGTTAAATTAATAGCGGGTGAGGGGAATCGAACCCCCGTCTTCAGCTTGGGAAGCTGACATTCTACCATTAGACCACACCCGCGACAAAATAGCAAACAGCGGATAGAGGTGAACAGAGAGAGAATAGAGGTTAGCAATTGGTTTTCTATCCGCTATCCTCTCTACGCTATCCACTATACGCACGCCTACTTTACAAACTCGGTTATATCCTGAAATATTATTCCACTGCCGGCAAGTTTTCCAAATTTGTCTTTTATCAAGATTGTTCCATAGCCCAAAAGGAGCCGTTTATCATTTTTACCGATAATATAAATTTCCTGTCTGTTTGATGTTTGCTGGTTTAAGAATACGTCAAACAAAATTGATGGTATTTCCGGTTGTTTTAAGAATACCTCTTTTGTATTTTTCCCGATTACAGATGATTTATTTATTCCCAGAATATTCTGTGCTTGAGTATTAAACATTGTTATTTTTCCTTCTTTGTTTGCCGCAATAAATCCGCCGGGTATATTTTCAATAACATTTTCCAGATAATCCCGAGAGTGCACTGTTTCCTGAAATAGTTCGGAGTTTTCAATTGCCATAGCGACCAGACTAGAAATTGTCAGCAGTAGTTCTCTATCTAAATTATCAAAATTTGTTTTTTTATTTATAACTTCTATTGCGCCATAATTTTTATTCTTGAAGATAATAGGAACACAAAGTATATTTTTGGCTGCGATACCTGCCAGTGCATCAATCTCTTTTGTATAATGTGGATGTTTTTGTGGCTCGTTAGACAATTCAGGTCTTCCAACCTGAGCAACCCAGCCAATAAACCCATAACCTACTTTATGTCTGAGTCGGGCTTCTCGTTTAAGGATTCCTTCGCTATCTTTTCCAAAACTGTTGAAGCAGTAAAGTTGTTTCTGTTCACGGTCTATCGTGTAGACAGTGGCTGTTTCAACCTGAAGTGTTTTTACAGT
This is a stretch of genomic DNA from Elusimicrobiota bacterium. It encodes these proteins:
- a CDS encoding asparagine synthase-related protein, which translates into the protein MYNKIRDKLIESVRRNKADGILFSGGLDTSILAALQPEAVMINVCLENYAPDLKFAKMLQEFLGLKVYYLTIKTDEAISVIPKIVKIIKSFDPAIPNDIPVYFGLKFAKQLGLKTVTTGDGADELFAGYRYMRIITHLSKYIKDIARNMYFTSNEIGKYFGLKIKQPYLDKEFRDFSLVIPTNLKIKKIHRKLIGKWILRKAFENVLPEKIIWQNKRPLEYGSGMTKLREIISSKITDDEFTQMSKFLSVKFINKEHFYYYKIYKDIVGKIPKPIENQKACPCCGAGMNQSSSHCRTCGYISASDFQ
- the cobS gene encoding adenosylcobinamide-GDP ribazoletransferase, with translation MVNKFLSAVGFLTVFPVSEKKLKTCIVFFPLVGLFIGGLLVLVNFLASFLFSKNVVDMLVIVSLVIITGGLHLDGFADTCDGFYAGKNKNDILRIMDDVHIGAMGVIGLFCILGLKFFALQSISQKILYPSLLLFPSLSRWAIVLGCIFSKPAKNEGLGKIFIDTVSKNDFFITTIIILFTSIILFKMNGILILFATLLITILFLRFVTKKIDGITGDILGALNEICETFVLLILCITK
- the cobT gene encoding nicotinate-nucleotide--dimethylbenzimidazole phosphoribosyltransferase, whose product is MQSKKIEDVVKRIKPFDKKIFETTQKRLDNLTKPLGSLGRLEDLAKQIVAITGEEKPELNKKVIFTLAGDHGVVEEGVSCYPKEVTPQMVYNFLNGGAGINVLARQVGAKVIVVDIGVASKLQITNFKFQNFRDKKINYGTKNFAKGPAMTQEEAIKSIETGIELVEDELSNGLDIIGTGDMGIGNTTPSSAIASVVCNVAVEKVTGRGTGIDDKALKNKIAVIKKGIELNKPDAKNGIDVLSKIGGYEIGGLAGIMLAGACYRIPVVIDGFISGAAALIADKISPTAKQYWLSAHCSQEPGHKIILEHLGLKPILNLDMRLGEGTGSALAMFIIDASIKILTEMATFESAGVSTKIE
- the cobU gene encoding bifunctional adenosylcobinamide kinase/adenosylcobinamide-phosphate guanylyltransferase, encoding MGKIIFILGGVKSGKSSFALKLVQKRKNVVFAATAIPFDFEMQKKIVKHKKSRPQNIKTIEVKNKISEILKENFDTVIIDCLTVFVSNRILSNITERRIIDDIKSTIIAVKKKGRSAIIVSNEVGMGIVPKNKLARKFRDILGNINQAVSEIADKVYLMVAGIPVGVKK
- a CDS encoding cob(I)yrinic acid a,c-diamide adenosyltransferase, giving the protein MIQVYTGNGKGKTTAAIGLALRALGHKMNVCIIQFFKDRKFYGEQNILEHLKNLKIYSFATKHPHFYKNVKIANIKYECRNALKLVDKIFKEKKYDLLILDELNIIVRDEYVNAQEVVWLLKKAPKTMELVITGRGAHKKILKLADLITDMRIVKHPYYKGVKTRKGIDY
- a CDS encoding PHP domain-containing protein; this translates as METLFADLHIHTKYSDGTFSPEESVKYAQKIGLVAIGITDHDTTEGIPAAIKEGSKRGIEVIPGVELSVEMKNSHDEEMHILGYFINWEDTSFQQKLKLFRKARERRAYHILDKLKKLGVTVDERRLFEIAGIGVIGRLHFAKVLVENKTVSHTQEAFLKYLGDGKPAYVPKFRLLPDEAIKMILKIGGIPVLAHPHYNNISCNIVKSLKNAGLKGIEVWHTKHTSHETEKFKKIADKLNLIPTGGSDCHGVMNSEPAIMGTVKVPYTIVIELKKYKNNLDKNHCHLFA
- a CDS encoding PhoH family protein — protein: MARKTFILDTNVLIHDPDAITSFADNTVVIPMAVIEELDVLKKFHDERGRAARSVSRKLNNLSVKGKFNEGISLETGGKLLIDLEQKINLPYDFSNSKKDNLILSAALARQKKDGKVIFITKDINLRIKAEAIGLVAQDYEKEKIKIEELYQGYRELGVSEELIDKFYKTKSIPSVKTGDEFAANEFVILKGDTNPSKSALAKYDVKFKSLVSLTYKEAAVWGLKPLNTEQKFAFELLLADSIQLVTLVGVPGAGKTILSLAAGLQKTIDEKMYKRLLVGKSVTPVGKDIGYLPGTKEEKISQWMGSIYDNLEFIVDKNNPDEDTDEKVQYFFDSGKIEIEALAFLRGRSIPKQFIIIDDAQNLTPHEVKTIISRAGEGTKVVLTGDPYQIDNPYLDAESNGLTYLVDRFKGQEIYGHIGFKKTERSNLAALAGELL
- a CDS encoding MBL fold metallo-hydrolase yields the protein MTKLTFYGGVDEIGGNKILLEEGNTKIFLDFGMSFSEESKFFEFPLLRPTNIDDLRKINILPEIEGLYKNAGLTVTYQPDGDFAVNGTPEYRKIDAILLSHGHLDHSGYLGLVRPDIPIYSSAATKKFLKLRSDINKNWAADANQDIFNTIEPDKETIRIGRDVSIRRFDVDHSLIGASAFFLIAGNKKIVYTGDFRFHGYRKKETENFQNAIAKENIDVLITEATRLSRTDEEKAFDTEEEVFEAACEITKKEKGFVIYDASPADIDRVKTLARVAKETGRELVLDDKKAYFILYLNFNEPKKLVDDLPQINEFKIYLSREKLKKTTKKYLEIVPQGLDIFVETFVTGRDGYQRTLLAAADPNNKNADAIKIPSQKFLWGPLGRETLLKNSDNYILYTSNGPLTLLQLLPINKRIAGTYIYGKAEPFNEEMEFSFDKLEYWVKLSGLNLEYAHTSGHLSANDLKQFIQAVKPKCVIPVHTENAEAFNQFGIKTIRPELKKNLEL
- a CDS encoding GAF domain-containing protein — translated: MEYIPAVKKEIEHLKALHEIASFLNFKLTLKELVEKILIITVKTLQVETATVYTIDREQKQLYCFNSFGKDSEGILKREARLRHKVGYGFIGWVAQVGRPELSNEPQKHPHYTKEIDALAGIAAKNILCVPIIFKNKNYGAIEVINKKTNFDNLDRELLLTISSLVAMAIENSELFQETVHSRDYLENVIENIPGGFIAANKEGKITMFNTQAQNILGINKSSVIGKNTKEVFLKQPEIPSILFDVFLNQQTSNRQEIYIIGKNDKRLLLGYGTILIKDKFGKLAGSGIIFQDITEFVK